A single region of the Triticum dicoccoides isolate Atlit2015 ecotype Zavitan chromosome 2B, WEW_v2.0, whole genome shotgun sequence genome encodes:
- the LOC119363337 gene encoding chlorophyll a-b binding protein CP29.2, chloroplastic-like, with protein sequence MASSVAAAASTFLGTRLADPAPQNGRIVARFGFGKKKAPPKKAKAPPTTDRPLWFPGAQAPEYLDGTLVGDYGFDPFGLGKPAEYLQYDVDSLDQNLAQNLAGEIIGTRFEDADVKSTPFQPYAEVFGLQRFRECELIHGRWAMLATLGALTVEWLTGVTWQDAGKVELVDGSSYLGQPLPFTLTTLIWIEVLVIGYIEFQRNAELDPERRLYPGGSYFDPLGLAADPVKKETLQLAEIKHARLAMVAFLGFAVQAAATGKGPLNNWATHLSDPLHTTIFDTFGSS encoded by the exons ATGGCTTCGTCGGTGGCCGCCGCGGCGAGCACGTTCCTCGGGACCCGGCTGGCGGACCCGGCGCCGCAGAACGGGCGCATCGTGGCGCGGTTCGGCTTCGGCAAGAAGAAGGCCCCGCCGAAGAAGGCCAAGGCGCCCCCGACCACCGACCGGCCGCTGTGGTTCCCCGGCGCGCAGGCGCCCGAGTACCTCGACGGCACGCTCGTCGGCGACTACGGCTTCGACCCCTTCGGCCTCGGGAAGCCCGCGGAGTACCTGCAGTACGACGTGGACTCCCTGGACCAGAACCTGGCCCAGAACCTGGCGGGCGAGATCATCGGCACCCGGTTCGAGGACGCCGACGTCAAGTCCACCCCGTTCCAGCCCTACGCCGAGGTGTTCGGCCTCCAGAGGTTCCGCGAGTGCGAGCTCATCCACGGCCGCTGGGCCATGCTCGCCACCCTCGGCGCCCTCACCGTCGAGTGGCTCACCGGCGTCACCTGGCAGGACGCCGGCAAG GTGGAGCTGGTGGACGGGTCGTCGTACCTGGGGCAGCCGCTGCCGTTCACGCTCACCACGTTGATCTGGATCGAGGTGCTGGTGATCGGGTACATCGAGTTCCAGCGCAACGCGGAGCTGGACCCGGAGAGGAGGCTCTACCCCGGTGGCTCCTACTTCGACCCGCTGGGACTCGCGGCGGACCCGGTGAAGAAGGAGACTCTGCAGCTGGCGGAGATCAAGCACGCCCGCCTCGCCATGGTCGCCTTCCTCGGCTTCGCCGTGCAGGCCGCCGCCACCGGCAAGGGGCCACTCAACAACTGGGCCACCCACCTCAGCGACCCGCTGCACACCACCATCTTCGACACCTTCGGCTCCTCTTAA